In Calditrichota bacterium, the following proteins share a genomic window:
- a CDS encoding sigma-54-dependent Fis family transcriptional regulator gives MPTQTIFIVDDDPSVNKILSKILKGEGYEVLDASTGKEALEISQNNSIDLILMDMMLPDADGIELARRILSERADLPIILITAHGNVPKAVEATKSGLYDFLEKPFDRDRMMITIRNALSWGNSQRELLRYKQDSLSAYKMVGQSLRMQEVYAMIDKMARINSPVLILGENGVGKELVAQAIHQKSPRAKRPMVKINCPAIPDTLLESELFGHSRGAFTGAHTAHSGRLFVADGGTLFLDEIGDLSPGAQAKLLRFLESGEIQPVGSNQTLYVDVRIIAATNRDLLQMVKEHSFREDLYYRLDVFPIIVPPLRDHREDIPLLLDYFLDEYASQNGVLKPKISPAALHYLTSYDWPGNVRQLQHLVERMMILFNRELIDLEHIRALLKSKAGTDLIQKAPDKTLKSVRKYFEREHILNILAETEGNISKAAAILGVNRANLYRKMKDLGVFKK, from the coding sequence ATGCCAACCCAAACCATTTTTATCGTTGATGACGATCCGTCGGTCAATAAAATATTGAGCAAAATTCTGAAGGGTGAGGGCTACGAGGTACTGGACGCATCGACAGGCAAGGAAGCCCTGGAGATTTCTCAGAACAACTCAATCGATTTGATTCTAATGGATATGATGCTGCCCGATGCCGACGGCATTGAACTGGCCCGCAGGATCTTGTCGGAGAGAGCGGATCTGCCGATTATTTTGATTACGGCCCACGGTAATGTCCCCAAAGCCGTGGAAGCCACAAAATCCGGTTTGTATGACTTCCTTGAAAAACCCTTTGACCGCGACCGAATGATGATCACCATTCGCAACGCACTCTCCTGGGGAAATTCGCAGCGGGAGCTTTTACGGTACAAACAGGATTCCCTGTCGGCTTATAAAATGGTGGGGCAGTCGCTCCGGATGCAAGAAGTTTATGCGATGATTGATAAAATGGCCCGGATCAATTCCCCCGTGCTTATTCTGGGAGAAAACGGCGTGGGCAAAGAACTGGTGGCGCAGGCGATTCACCAAAAAAGTCCGCGGGCCAAAAGGCCAATGGTCAAAATCAATTGCCCCGCTATCCCGGATACCCTGCTTGAAAGTGAGCTTTTTGGTCATTCGCGGGGAGCCTTCACGGGAGCTCACACGGCCCATAGCGGGCGCCTCTTTGTGGCCGACGGCGGCACCCTGTTTCTGGATGAAATCGGCGATCTCAGTCCCGGGGCGCAGGCCAAACTGCTGCGATTTCTGGAAAGCGGGGAAATTCAACCGGTGGGCTCCAACCAAACCCTGTACGTGGATGTTCGGATTATCGCGGCCACCAACCGCGACTTATTGCAAATGGTGAAAGAACACAGCTTTCGTGAAGATTTGTATTACCGCCTGGATGTTTTTCCGATTATTGTTCCGCCCTTGAGAGACCATCGGGAAGACATTCCGCTTCTGCTGGATTATTTTTTGGACGAATATGCTTCCCAAAACGGCGTGCTCAAACCGAAAATCTCGCCTGCGGCTTTGCACTACCTCACCTCTTATGATTGGCCCGGCAATGTGCGGCAGTTGCAGCATCTGGTGGAACGCATGATGATTCTGTTCAATCGGGAACTTATCGATCTGGAGCACATCCGGGCACTGCTGAAAAGCAAAGCCGGTACAGATTTGATTCAAAAGGCCCCGGACAAAACACTAAAGTCTGTACGCAAATATTTTGAGCGGGAACACATCCTCAATATTCTGGCGGAAACCGAAGGAAATATCTCCAAAGCAGCGGCCATCCTCGGAGTCAACCGGGCCAATTTGTATCGGAAAATGAAAGATCTGGGGGTTTTTAAAAAATAA
- a CDS encoding T9SS type A sorting domain-containing protein, producing MILTGTCILIGLHPVWGQNSLSVSEIERPEARPHSKSVSRIYSDQTVVPIDVKKYDLFLEPNPFTGFLSGRCELTFTLINEPPDDAIPLNLVHLTVDSVTSASGRWQFSQNDSLLFLKLPSNPVYDDTQSVVIYYHGYPSNDGFGGYFASNQMVWTVGEGLYTYPPSMARRWIPSVDQPVDKALLRMRVRVPNGFRVGSNGLLRQIKTNPDGTTDFIWEEDFPIATYLISIGAARFAEFHQTFVTAAGDSIPILHFVYPKDSAAAVVDVQHLPDMMKFFSEKFGPYPFKKYGMLEAPMRGAMEHQTLTTMSDLLYTGDRRYEGVIAHELAHQWWGDCVTLADWQEIWLNEGFATYSDALYTEHAYGEKAFKEKMDRFAARYFKEDDTVGRFPIYNPEKMWGATVYEKGAWVLHMLRGVVGDSVFFNILKTYHRTFAYGNTTIADFQHVAESVSGRDLKWFFNEWLLKAGYPVFRFQWQALPTSSGRVRVKLRLEQIQVQAPVFKMPVQIQFEFEDSTRVQTIWVDQVQQEFDFAFGTAPGRVVFDPNHWVLKKLYDLSTLHPPEEFRLLQSYPNPFYGGDGAQNMTLVFWTKSGAGTYNVNLTIYDALGRKVRTLADGKLPPGYHRTYWDVKDTRGTPVPTGIYFCVLTQGSETRVQKIVVIR from the coding sequence ATGATTCTCACTGGCACGTGCATCCTGATCGGGTTGCACCCGGTTTGGGGGCAGAATAGTTTATCCGTCTCGGAAATTGAACGGCCGGAAGCACGCCCCCATTCCAAGTCCGTTTCGCGGATTTATTCCGATCAAACCGTCGTGCCGATCGATGTCAAAAAATACGACCTTTTTTTGGAACCCAACCCGTTCACGGGATTTCTCTCCGGAAGGTGTGAGCTGACATTTACACTCATCAATGAACCGCCCGATGACGCGATCCCACTCAATCTTGTACACCTTACGGTGGATTCGGTGACATCTGCTTCGGGGCGATGGCAGTTTTCTCAAAATGACAGTCTTCTCTTTTTAAAGCTCCCTTCCAATCCTGTTTACGATGACACACAAAGTGTGGTCATCTACTACCATGGCTACCCCAGCAATGACGGATTTGGCGGTTATTTTGCGTCGAACCAAATGGTCTGGACGGTAGGAGAGGGACTGTACACCTACCCGCCCTCTATGGCACGCCGGTGGATTCCCTCCGTGGATCAGCCGGTTGACAAAGCCTTACTGCGAATGCGTGTGCGGGTGCCAAATGGATTTCGCGTGGGTTCCAACGGCCTGCTTCGCCAGATTAAAACCAATCCGGATGGAACCACGGATTTTATCTGGGAAGAAGATTTTCCCATTGCTACCTACTTGATTTCAATTGGCGCGGCGCGCTTTGCCGAGTTTCACCAGACGTTTGTGACGGCCGCCGGCGATTCTATTCCGATTCTTCATTTTGTGTACCCCAAAGACAGTGCAGCTGCTGTGGTCGATGTGCAGCATCTGCCCGATATGATGAAGTTCTTCTCCGAAAAATTTGGACCGTATCCCTTTAAAAAATACGGAATGCTGGAAGCCCCCATGCGCGGGGCGATGGAGCATCAAACCCTCACCACGATGAGTGATTTGCTCTACACAGGGGACCGCCGGTACGAAGGGGTGATTGCGCACGAGCTTGCCCACCAGTGGTGGGGGGATTGCGTGACCCTCGCGGATTGGCAGGAGATCTGGCTGAACGAGGGATTCGCAACCTACTCCGATGCTCTGTACACCGAACACGCTTATGGCGAGAAGGCATTCAAAGAAAAAATGGACCGATTTGCCGCCCGTTATTTTAAAGAAGACGACACGGTGGGCCGGTTTCCGATTTACAATCCGGAAAAAATGTGGGGTGCCACGGTTTACGAGAAAGGGGCCTGGGTGCTTCACATGCTGCGCGGGGTCGTTGGCGATTCGGTGTTTTTCAACATTCTGAAAACCTATCACCGCACCTTTGCTTACGGAAATACGACCATTGCCGATTTTCAACACGTGGCCGAATCCGTTTCGGGAAGAGATTTAAAATGGTTTTTCAATGAATGGCTTTTAAAAGCGGGCTATCCGGTTTTCCGATTTCAATGGCAGGCACTTCCCACATCTTCCGGCCGGGTAAGAGTCAAACTCCGGCTGGAACAAATACAGGTACAGGCCCCCGTGTTTAAGATGCCTGTTCAGATTCAATTTGAATTTGAGGATTCGACCCGGGTTCAAACCATTTGGGTCGATCAAGTCCAACAGGAATTTGATTTTGCCTTCGGGACGGCACCCGGGCGCGTGGTTTTTGATCCCAATCATTGGGTGTTGAAGAAGCTCTACGATTTGTCCACACTCCATCCGCCGGAGGAATTTCGGCTCCTGCAAAGTTACCCGAATCCGTTTTACGGGGGAGACGGCGCGCAAAACATGACACTTGTTTTCTGGACAAAATCGGGCGCGGGCACCTACAATGTTAATTTGACAATTTACGATGCCCTTGGCCGGAAAGTTCGGACACTGGCAGATGGCAAACTGCCTCCGGGATATCACCGCACTTACTGGGATGTGAAAGATACCCGCGGAACACCCGTACCCACCGGCATCTATTTTTGCGTGCTAACACAGGGCAGTGAAACACGCGTGCAGAAGATTGTAGTAATTCGCTGA
- a CDS encoding VCBS repeat-containing protein, producing MYRKGKQWGITLVVLGALLIVSCRGWNSSKTTNRICDTPEVKKLPYNHPGLLVDLDVGFKSVPMPMDFDGDGDTDLLVSESSSYVEAGVFYFENLSGNVEMPVFNAGIRISSPRFRLGYDGSCFETSRVNGRVDVLTPDACNTKLVMYRDVPQNVFWDRVETPLAARGYIPNTKYNRWKRLDFDGDSVADLLCALLSKTEGHRLLFFKNRGTNDVPDYQPPIVVRTANGKILGKNVYISTAIADFDRDGDLDVVAVGPYADFIYFENKGTPRRYRFAAGRQLKFKGAVIHMESRFGGAIKPTAFDWNRDGFPDIIAGDEDGKVSLLKNTGRIVDGLPVFLPPRFFQQKARYVDFGALTTPRIFDWDGDGLDDIVSGDGAGYIGFIKNLGGGGCPKWAKPELLKADGKIIRILPKGVHWGYTTIDVGDWNMDGLPDILVNHHNGNVLWFENIGSRRRPKLAAAKPVLVQWNGSPQRPPWVPGKAGKNELLAPWRTSPLIMDFNHDGLNDLVMLDYEGYLAVYLRSRDKNGKLVLGPAERRFVDPSGNPILLNQRTGSSSGRLKITFTDWDGDGLKDLIFSSKPAVDWMKNRGMKDGKMVLQYMGRVVSRTLMGHTDGPVTPDWNRDGVPDLLVGTETGVFYYWVRPSFQVTTTMTTTGPQKPAAYRYFKR from the coding sequence GTGTACAGGAAAGGAAAACAATGGGGGATTACATTAGTGGTTTTGGGGGCTCTTTTAATCGTTTCTTGTCGCGGATGGAATTCCTCTAAAACAACAAATAGAATATGTGATACACCGGAGGTTAAAAAATTACCGTACAACCATCCGGGTTTGCTGGTGGATCTGGATGTAGGGTTTAAATCCGTGCCCATGCCCATGGATTTTGACGGCGATGGCGACACGGACCTGCTGGTGTCGGAATCCAGCAGTTACGTGGAGGCTGGGGTGTTTTATTTTGAAAATCTCAGCGGTAACGTGGAGATGCCCGTGTTCAACGCCGGCATCCGGATATCCTCCCCGCGGTTTCGACTGGGCTACGACGGATCCTGCTTCGAAACGTCCCGTGTCAACGGCCGCGTAGACGTTCTTACACCCGATGCCTGCAATACCAAACTGGTGATGTACCGGGATGTGCCGCAGAATGTGTTTTGGGATCGGGTGGAAACGCCCCTGGCAGCGCGCGGGTACATTCCTAACACCAAGTACAACCGCTGGAAACGCCTCGACTTCGACGGTGATAGTGTGGCGGATTTACTCTGCGCGTTGCTGTCGAAAACCGAAGGCCACCGTTTGTTGTTCTTCAAAAACCGGGGGACAAACGACGTTCCGGATTACCAGCCTCCGATAGTTGTTAGAACAGCAAACGGGAAAATTCTGGGCAAAAATGTGTACATAAGTACGGCAATAGCTGATTTCGACCGGGACGGCGATTTGGATGTGGTGGCCGTGGGGCCGTATGCCGACTTTATTTATTTTGAAAACAAGGGTACGCCTCGCCGGTACCGGTTTGCCGCCGGGCGTCAATTGAAATTCAAAGGTGCCGTCATTCACATGGAATCACGCTTTGGTGGCGCCATAAAGCCCACGGCCTTTGACTGGAACCGGGACGGTTTTCCGGATATTATTGCAGGCGATGAGGACGGAAAGGTGTCCCTTCTGAAAAACACCGGCCGCATTGTGGATGGACTTCCCGTATTTCTGCCGCCGCGCTTTTTTCAGCAAAAAGCCCGGTACGTGGATTTTGGCGCTCTTACGACACCCCGCATTTTCGATTGGGACGGCGACGGCTTGGATGACATCGTCAGTGGCGATGGCGCAGGTTATATTGGCTTTATCAAAAATCTCGGTGGCGGAGGGTGTCCCAAATGGGCCAAACCGGAATTGCTGAAGGCCGACGGGAAAATCATTCGCATCCTTCCCAAAGGGGTCCATTGGGGCTACACTACCATTGACGTGGGGGATTGGAACATGGATGGGCTGCCGGACATTCTGGTGAATCATCACAACGGCAATGTACTCTGGTTTGAAAACATAGGTTCCCGCCGCAGGCCGAAATTGGCCGCGGCCAAACCGGTTCTGGTGCAATGGAATGGATCGCCTCAGCGACCGCCGTGGGTGCCCGGCAAAGCCGGCAAAAATGAACTGTTGGCACCCTGGCGAACCTCGCCGCTTATTATGGATTTCAACCATGACGGTCTCAACGACCTGGTTATGCTGGATTATGAAGGGTACCTGGCCGTGTACCTGCGCTCTCGGGATAAGAATGGAAAGTTGGTTTTAGGACCCGCCGAACGCCGATTCGTTGATCCCTCGGGAAACCCCATTCTGCTAAATCAGCGTACCGGATCCAGCAGCGGACGGCTCAAGATTACATTCACCGATTGGGACGGCGACGGTTTGAAGGACCTGATCTTTTCGTCCAAGCCCGCGGTGGATTGGATGAAAAACCGGGGGATGAAAGACGGGAAAATGGTGCTGCAGTACATGGGACGGGTGGTATCACGGACCCTGATGGGCCACACGGATGGACCGGTCACACCTGACTGGAATCGGGACGGGGTGCCCGACTTGCTGGTAGGGACCGAAACCGGGGTGTTTTATTATTGGGTAAGACCGAGTTTTCAGGTCACAACCACCATGACGACCACCGGCCCACAGAAGCCCGCTGCCTACCGTTATTTTAAGCGGTAG
- a CDS encoding Do family serine endopeptidase, giving the protein MLHLKFRYWKYVLFIFIGILIGVGFTLRSNWTDSSQAKETRRPLKPDFRFERTASSSSNRNARLENLQSDFIRIAQQVKPSVVSINITKSISMKTLENFHGKNKDFWDFFNKKFFRKKMPKNFRQGYAGSGIIISRDGYILTNTHVVEGADEIEITLYDNRTFPAQIVGLDPLTEVAVVKIKGDSLKPAVLGNSDGVEVGQWVLAFGNPLELKFTVTAGIVSALGRQMRIIEDNFGIENFIQTDAVINPGNSGGALVNLRGQVIGVNTAIASKTGYFEGYGFAIPINLAKVIARDLITKGKVVRAYLGIAMNAVDEVRAKAYGLSKPMGVYVDNLLNDGPARKAGVREEDIILAINGKSVNSPNQIQNYVALHQPGTRVILKIFRNHKTVQVPVVLGERETSSVVAVKSEKEKKQEKQSLGLNVRNLTPKDRKDYRISQKSGVVVESVEPFSKAYDARLHPGYLILEANHVPMKSKKDFEKILKRSKPGDVIILLVQGGTTKTHLFLEIP; this is encoded by the coding sequence ATGTTACATTTAAAATTCCGCTACTGGAAATACGTCCTTTTTATTTTTATCGGGATTCTCATTGGAGTAGGCTTTACGCTGCGATCCAACTGGACGGATTCGAGTCAGGCAAAGGAAACCCGCCGGCCCCTTAAACCGGATTTTCGGTTTGAAAGGACAGCCTCTTCCTCTTCTAATCGCAATGCCCGTTTGGAGAATCTTCAAAGTGATTTTATCCGGATTGCCCAGCAGGTTAAGCCTTCTGTTGTCTCAATTAATATCACCAAAAGTATTTCCATGAAAACCCTGGAGAATTTTCACGGGAAAAATAAGGACTTCTGGGATTTCTTCAACAAGAAGTTTTTTCGCAAAAAAATGCCCAAAAACTTTCGCCAGGGCTACGCCGGTTCGGGAATTATTATCTCCAGAGACGGCTACATTTTGACCAACACGCATGTGGTTGAAGGTGCCGATGAAATTGAAATTACGCTCTACGACAATCGCACGTTTCCGGCTCAAATCGTAGGGCTGGATCCGTTGACGGAGGTCGCCGTTGTAAAAATCAAGGGAGACAGTCTTAAACCGGCTGTACTCGGAAATTCGGATGGCGTGGAGGTGGGGCAGTGGGTCCTGGCGTTTGGAAATCCACTGGAATTGAAATTCACTGTAACGGCGGGAATTGTGAGTGCTCTCGGCCGGCAGATGCGCATTATTGAAGATAATTTTGGAATTGAAAATTTTATTCAAACAGACGCTGTGATAAATCCCGGAAACAGCGGGGGAGCGCTGGTCAATTTAAGGGGGCAGGTGATTGGGGTGAACACAGCCATTGCGTCTAAAACGGGTTATTTCGAGGGCTACGGATTTGCCATCCCGATTAATTTGGCCAAAGTGATTGCCCGGGATCTGATTACTAAGGGGAAGGTTGTCCGTGCCTATTTGGGAATCGCAATGAATGCCGTGGACGAAGTTCGGGCAAAAGCCTACGGGCTTAGCAAACCCATGGGGGTTTATGTGGACAATCTGCTCAATGATGGTCCGGCACGGAAAGCGGGTGTTCGGGAAGAGGATATTATTCTTGCCATTAACGGGAAAAGCGTTAATTCTCCGAATCAGATTCAAAACTACGTGGCCCTGCATCAGCCGGGAACCCGGGTTATTCTGAAAATCTTTCGAAACCACAAGACGGTACAGGTTCCTGTTGTGTTGGGAGAGCGGGAAACGTCTTCGGTTGTGGCTGTAAAAAGCGAAAAAGAGAAAAAACAGGAAAAGCAGAGTTTGGGGCTGAACGTTCGAAATCTGACCCCGAAGGATCGAAAGGATTACCGGATTAGTCAAAAAAGTGGTGTTGTTGTGGAATCGGTGGAGCCCTTCAGCAAGGCCTACGATGCTCGTCTGCATCCCGGTTATCTCATCCTGGAAGCCAACCATGTGCCCATGAAATCCAAAAAGGATTTTGAGAAAATTCTGAAACGATCCAAACCGGGAGATGTAATCATTCTTTTGGTTCAGGGAGGTACGACCAAGACGCATCTGTTTTTGGAAATTCCCTGA
- a CDS encoding zinc metallopeptidase, translated as MPLFFDRTMLLLIPAFILALYAQTKVKSTYAKYSKIPSSWGRPGYTLSESILHRNGIHDVEVEMTEGVLSDHYDPLSKKVRLSPHNYEQSSVAAVSVAAHETGHAIQHHTGYAPLVWRHQILPAVNLGSSLSIPLFFIGLIFSSPMLMDAGIILFSVVVLFQVITLPVEFNASARALQQLRAGGYLPAEEMEGAKKVLQAAALTYVAAATVSLMHLVRLLILRGERD; from the coding sequence ATGCCGCTTTTTTTTGATCGCACGATGTTGCTTTTAATTCCGGCATTTATTCTGGCACTTTACGCTCAGACAAAGGTAAAGTCGACATACGCGAAATACAGTAAAATACCATCGTCCTGGGGGCGGCCTGGATATACCCTTTCGGAGAGTATTTTGCACCGAAATGGCATTCACGACGTGGAGGTTGAAATGACGGAGGGGGTGTTGTCAGATCACTACGATCCGCTTTCCAAAAAGGTGCGGCTTTCCCCTCATAATTATGAACAATCATCCGTTGCCGCTGTTAGTGTGGCCGCGCACGAAACCGGCCATGCCATCCAGCATCACACGGGATATGCCCCGCTGGTTTGGCGCCACCAGATTTTGCCGGCGGTAAATTTGGGAAGTTCGCTTTCGATTCCGCTCTTTTTTATCGGATTAATTTTTAGCTCGCCCATGTTAATGGATGCCGGAATTATCCTCTTTTCGGTGGTTGTGCTGTTTCAGGTGATTACCCTTCCGGTGGAATTTAATGCCTCTGCCCGGGCGCTTCAACAATTAAGAGCGGGCGGTTATCTCCCTGCCGAAGAAATGGAAGGCGCCAAAAAGGTGCTGCAAGCGGCTGCCCTGACCTACGTGGCAGCGGCCACGGTTTCACTGATGCACTTGGTGCGTCTGTTAATCTTGCGAGGGGAAAGGGACTAA